ACAGCTCTAGCAAATCCATTATACGTATGGCTTGAAGGTAGCAAGCCAATATTTTCCATCTACACAGGAATGAGAAAACTAAATTGAGCATAAGAAATGAATGCTATCAGTAACAAAGTACTGAAGTGCAGTCAAAACTGCACCAGCAAtcttaaaaagaaatacaaatataaCAGAAACAAGtaacaataacatataatatcatttttgatgtacagagaagaaaacagcctCCTTGTAATAGAGATGCCTAAACCACATTTCAGTTTTCAGATAttgtgataaattatttttaaagtgcaTCAATGGATGATTTCCAATAGAATTTGATCTAACTGTACAAAAATCCATGATAATTATAGTATTCAACTGCTGTCGCTGTGATGAAGTTTGCATGAGAATATTCCAGAGTAAAAGAATCATTATTCAGTGGCCATGTTCTTCCTATTTTAATGTATAAAGAATAACTAGAAGCAAGCACAGGGAATGCTAAAGTACAAGGGACATCATATGACAACCACATTCAACAACCAGAAGCTTAAGAAAAAATGCAAGACCTGTAACATTAACTGCTTTGCTAATCCAGGTTTTTTAGCTTGCGCACATGCATGTATGACATCATTGAAAGACCACCTCAGGATCCTGAAAAAAGGCATGATTTTTCGTTTATCCAGTCCAACTTGTGCAGCACTTTTAACTTCTTTATTTCCCATGTCCAAAGTAACAGACTCTTGTATGTTACAAGCAGGAGCATTTGCTGTCGAAGGAACAGACTGTTCATTATCACACTCTTGTACATTACAAGCAAAAGCATTTTCTGTTGAAGGAACAGACTGTTCATTATCGCATTCTTGTATGTTACAAGCAGAAGCATTTGCTGTTAAGGGAACAGACTGTTCATTATCCTTTAAATCAAATTTCTGCAAGCCTAATTCGCAGTTTGAATGTATAGGAATGTTCACTCTTGACGGATAGAGCTGTCCTATAGAAGAGGTCTGTACAAAAGTATTTCCTCGGATGGCTAAAACCACCATATGTTGCAATTTTTCATATGCAGACTTTAAATCTCTTAACCTTGTAAAGGACCAAATAAACTTTTGCAAGGTAAGAATACTTGGACTGAAGTGTTTGATGTTGTCTTTCCAGATTTCATAGACTGCAGAGAGGTTCTGTTGGGAAACTGCCAGCTAaaagcaaaaaggaaaaaattaggaCAATAAACTTCTAATGCAAGTAACTTATAATAAATTCAGTTTCCAGCTTTAAAACCTCACGGAACATGAGCCAGGtaggaaaaaaatggaaaaccaGTCACTCAGCTgcaaattttctttgtttagcGGGATTGTGAACCAAAATGCTTTAACCACTAATGCCTTTCACAGGAAAGACCATCAAATGAGACCGAGACTCTTTACACACCTTGAGAAGCATTATGTAAGTAACTTCATCCTTCCCCATCATTCTGCGCTCCATCAATTGCAAACATTGATCAGCATAATCTGCCCTGCTCATATCTGAGCATGCTCCCAAGAAAGTGTTACACACAGGCAGGGTAGGATAGATACCATGGCTTTCTCCAATAAAATCAATCATATTAGATGCCTGCATGAAGCATAAGTGGTTGGCATGGGAATACTTAGAACCAACATCCCAAAAAAGAATGAACTAATTTCTTACACAATTTTTTAACAGTAAGTCTGGCAAAACAGCATTTGTCATTATGAACAACATCCATATCCATCCCTTTAGAAACAGTATCTCGCTAAAGAAATGCAGTCATCTCACTAAGATTGATCAGTCAACAACGCAAAACATGTTGATATAACCACATTTTGAACATTTATTACTAATGCTGAAAAGTTCAAATGAAACTACTTCCAACACATCATCACAATAACGACATGAAAAATACTCTCACTGAACACAACAATATACATATACCTCCTCCAAGTAACCTCCTTTACAAAGTGCTCGGATCATAAGCAGGTAACATTTGCTATCCAGGCCGACCTTTTTTTCCTCCATTATTTGCCAAGTCTCCAAGACAAGCTGCAGCCAAAAGGGAACAACTTTCTGTAAATCTTGCAGCCAGGATCCCTAATATTTGGAACAACACTAAATAACAACTACACTACACTAACACAGTTCAAGAACTAGGAGCATCTTTGACTTCCCAATATTGCACAATCAGTGTACGTAATAAAATACTGCTGCTGAGTGTGTTTAATAGTACAGACCAAGCTGGAAGTCCAGAAGTGTTAAATGATATTTATGGTGTGcaactttttgaatttttctatttgagcgtacaactttcattttcattggcaaactttaaccttttctttttctttttctaattatgTGTTTTTGTTAGATTCTGTCATGTGCATGATGACATGTATGCCAAGCGTgcacaaactaaaaatatcattaactcaatccagaaaattaaaaattaaaatgcacaAACATGCATATGCAATTAAATATCGAATTCTCTCGTCAATTAACTTACCAATGGATCAGGTGATCTAGCACAATATTGAAGTATAGGAACAAAATTGTGAGGctttaatgactttttttcttGGCCAAGTTCTAAAAGCAGAGCAGATGCTCTGCTTCTCTCGCCCATGTGAAGTGCACTAACAATTTGCTTCAGGATTGAATCTGTAGTTGATTCTGGACAATGCTTTGAAACATTATTACCTGCATTGAAGATTTGCACTCTTAAATTTGATTCACATGCCACTTGATATAATTTGAATTCGAAGATTGCGTAAAAATACCAATTACAGCGGAGAAATCTTGAGAGAACCAAAATTCATCAGTGACATTTCTTTGTCCCTGTCCAATAaagttaaacattaaaaaaattcaacttatttataaatattttcactTACAAGGAGACATCTATTAAATAGTAATAAGAATCACCAATACATACTTGTTTGTGAGATTTAAATTTTTCTGCTATTGAGCAAAAAGGAACTCTCCCTCTGTTAAAGgtgaaaaaaacacacatgaagGAAACTCTATATTAGAGCGCAGTAAATGGTGACTTTCAATTTACTCACTCATTCATATATGTACTTACAGAGGTCTATGCATTCTTTGCCAAACTAGCATAATAGATCTTTGAAACAGCACTTTATAGATGATACTGTCTTATCAACCAAATGGCATCTGATATATGAAGAGCAGAACCCATTTGTTCTATTAGGCAAATAAACAAATACTTTGCACACGACGGAACAGCAACacgaaatttaaaaataacattggcCCACGATTCTCAGTTCCAATGCGAAAGCAAAatgaacaagaaattaaaaaaaaaaaaaagtacataaaaaatattcccTTGCTCAGACAAAATGAACAAATGCTTGTTAAGGTACTCCACTAGTATTTTTCTACAGATCAAATACCTTTATGTACCTGTTTCCGGTGAAGAATTAACAGCGGGCCACCTACATGTTGTAACCGGTGAGTAACGAAGTAGAACTAATGTTGACTTTGAGGGGAGATGTCGAAAACGAGGAACCGTTGTTATGATGCTGTAAGCTGGCAGCTTTGAAAGTACAAAAGAATAGTAGACAGAGCACACCAAAGATTCTAAATATGAGAATTCCCCCTTGGATTCGAGAAGAAGGAAATGAAGAACAGGAACAAAACTAAATAAGGCGTTTCTAGCTCTAGTTTCCGGTGAGCTTCTCCGAATTTTGTCTGGTAATCAACTACAAATTCAATTCTGAAGCAAATTGTTAGTTGGATCTCTGCAATAAATCCATTGACCCATGAATCAAATTTTActgaacaaaacaaattaagagaTCGAGCTTGTTTAATggtcattttttataattaaaagaagaagaaggtctACTTTGCATTATAACTTTAGCCAAATCAGGTTAAAACGCAAGTGTTACTCAGGCATTCTCggctaaaaaataacaaaaacgtAAAACTTGATCCCATATCATCCCAAATCAGATTAAAACGCAAATGTGGACTctgtttctattttctatttatattcatTAAGATATGCAAGCAAGCAAACAAGCTAACAAGtgggcaagaaaaaaaatctcctcATTTTTCTGACTTGAAAgtattaatatcaacaaattatCCATTTTCAATCAACAATGAAAACTCATCTGTCGAGAAACATATGTCAAAGAAAGTTACTTTATCATCAATTTCATGTACAAATACTCCAACATGCAagattttctccttttctttttaaaagaaaaaaaaaaacagagatcgACAGAGAGAAATCTTATTACAAAGAAGTGAACTCTGCAGAGGAGATACGAGAGAAATGTGCTTAGATGGACTGCTGCTAGGGCCTGGGGGTGCTGCAAAATCTACCTTTACAAAATACGATCAGAAGTTAAGGATGATGTACCGACAGACGCAATGCACAGAAGcgatagaaaaaagaaataagagaagGAAAACAGGAATCGAAAGCACAGACCGAATGCACACACTTTGCTTAGTTCTCGGCTTAATAAGCTCTCTGGTGTGGGAGAGGGAAGCGGCTGGTTTGCTAGCTGTGGAGATGAAGATTGAAGAATGAAGATTGAAAGGTTGGGTGTGAGAACCTGGGAGGGAGGGGGCGGCTGGTTTGCTAGGGAACTATGATTAGAAACTCAGAAAGCAAATTTTCTTAGCAAACCGGTCCGGTCCGGTCCGGTCCGGTCCGCGTATTTTAATTCCAACCCTATAAATCAAAACCGAGTTGAACCGAATATACTTctaaattttctaaataatattttttctcacgCTACGGTTTTttcaactgatttttttttttttttattttcttttctgcctTTCCTTTTAGCGTTTTTTGTTATGTTATATGGTGGCAAGGGGTTTTCATTGTGAAGCCAAcatcctaaaccctaaaactcgCCGCCAGAACTCCTTGTTCTCCAACTCACCTCTCTTTCAGTTCTCAGGTAATAATTCATTAATCTCCATAATCCCTCTTTCATCGTCAGCTTACCCGTTGGTTTGGTTGACTCCTAGGCGATTACATATTtctggtttttcatttttttttctacgagACCAAAAAGGGACTAAGTAACGGTGTTGTCGAGATTGGTATAGTTTTGCTTTGATTTTAGCTTTTGGAAACATTGAAGTGTTGTTTTTCTATCTGGGTTTCTGCTCGCTCGCTAAGAAATACAGTTTTtaagtaatgaaaaataaaaattcagaatccACATGTGTATTAGTAGTCAGAGTTTCACTTGTTTGAATTTCAATTTGTCTTCGCGATATCTCAGCAAGAAAGGAGATGCTAACTTCATTGTTATGTGATTTTAGGTGGAGCGgaggttttttttggttggatAAGGAGGGTAGAATATCATAATAATAGTAATGGCAGAAGCGGAGCCGCAGGCATTGACGTATATACCGGAGGTGATATTGAAGAAAAGGAAGCATAAGGAAGAATCAATTGCTCTTACGAGGAAAACTCAGTTGGAGTTGGGGCAAAATGGAGGGAAGAAGAGGAGAATGGACGATATCAAAAGGCCCGAACAGTTTGTCAGGGAGTTTAGGGACAAGGTAAAATAGTTTACTTGCTGTGGGTGTttttttgaaggtttttttctttaatgttcgCTGGTTGCATGTTTGAGCACCTGTGTTGCATAATACAAGCGAAATTTGAAATGTCGGCAcattttgataaatttgatcCTATCATCCTAGACAAGCAGAATGGTTCAACTTTAGGTCAATTGTTGTATGCTCTAGTTATTTTCAAACGAAATTTTTGCCTTCAGCTCGATTCCATTTACTGAGTGCATGTGCAAATGTGCCTGTTGATCCCTTTGCTAAAGTATTTCCATCTTGAAACCAGTAAAATCATTAGGGTAACCATTAAATGACAAAAAGTTCAGTCTCTCATGCTCTATATGGTgatcttcttgtttttcattgaaGTCTTAGAATAAAATGTGACACCAGTAATTCTTGGATTATAAGAAGTGAAGTGTGTTTAGACCAATTGCCCAAGTGTGGTCCTTTTCTAGATCTTGTATTGTGTATGTGCTGTTTTCTGGTAACATGAAAGTTAGGACCAAGACTTTTTTTACCTGCTTCTTAACTATTTGACCAGAGTACCTTAGGGGCATGTTTATTGTGGTTCGTATATGTTTTGTCCCATGTTTGGAAGAACTATTTTATGTTTCGGGGCATTCCATATAACCATTTATCATTAAAGATTTCATGTGTGAAGTCTTAAAAAACTAGCCTGCAAAAATAATTCTGTTAGTTCAGCCTCCCCAATGTGATGTTCGTCTAATTGAAGACCTTTTCTGGCTTCTCATATTTGTAAAAATACTTATGATTGCATCATAAATCTTCTTTAACTCATGCAGCTGAAAATACTATAACGTAGCCCCCTTCTCTTCTGTGCATTTCCCAAGAAATTCTTTAGTCTATGTAAAACCTGCAgtgttattttgaaataattttaaatttggtgCTTTCCATGCAGGAATTGGATCTCATCCGTATGAAACAGAGGACCAAGAGAGCAAAATCAGCATTATCTATACCAAATTCGAAGCTCCTATTTGTCATTCGCATACATGGGTAGGTTACTGGTGCTCTGCAATGATTCCATTCAATTTTTCTGCAATTTATTGATCCAGTTCTGACATGTTCATGTGTTTTCAGAAAAAATGACATGCATCCAAAAACTAGGAACATCTTATACAAACTGAGATTGACAAGAATCTTTCACGGTGTCTTCTTGAAGGCCACCCCAGGGGTATTAGAATTGCTGCAAAAGGTGGAGCCATATGTTACATACGGGTAGGATGCCCAAATCctctttaatttattatgcCCAAGTATAGCCATAAATATTGGCCGAGGAATGTTTATGGCTTTTCTCTTGTTTTGAACTGGATCCTAAACATTCCATTTTCTAGTCTTTAGGCTGAAATGTTTTTAGCAATAGGTGGTGGTAGTTTGATGATGATTATCCTAATTATGTTTGCGTGGTTGGTTGCTCTGTCATTTTAACTATTTCAGATTAATTAGTCCTAACatgcttttgttgtttttgaagatATCCAAATGTTAAGAATGTGAGTGATCTGATTTACAAGAAGGGCTATGGAAAGATAGACAACAAAAGAGTTCctttaattgataataatattattgaacaGGTATTGGATGAATCTTGTTACAGCTGTGTTTGGTTTTGTAGTGCCTATGGCATTtcctctcatttttattttttttcattttggcaGGCATTAGGGAAGCATGGCATTGTATGTATAGAAGATATTGTGCATGAAGTTGTCAATGCTGGTCCACATTTCAAGGAGATCAGTAGTTTTTTGGGGTCATTTTCACTCAACAAGCCGAAAGAAGGATTGATGGGGAAGAAGGCATTATACATAGATGGGGGAGACACTGGGAATCGTGAGAATCAGATTAATGACTTAATCAATAAGATGAACTAACATCAAGAAAAGAGGTCTTATGATGAAGTGTAACCCACCCAACTTTTTCCTTTCAAGATGATTCTGAACCATGTACCGCAGTTATTATTTCCTTCTAGTTGGATTTTGAAACTGTCATGATTTATTTCTCTgctggtttttcttttatctttttgtcaGCAATACCTCTTGTAACATTGTCTTCAATTTTTTGTTGCTGCACTCACACTACGCTTGTTTGCGAAAGAAAGAGGGATGAACGAACAGGAGAGATGGAGGGGGTGGAATAGGTGTTTGCATCGTTTTATTGGGTATATCCATATATTCAAGCAAGTAATGGATCCATCCTCTTTTTACGTGGTCATTTTGATAAGGATCTTGCAGGAAAAACATGAAGTGACGCATTTCAAAACTTTTACCATTTATCCAAATTGTCTGGCGCCATGTCCTACTTTCGCAGAATTAACAGttatctcttatttatttttctttttttcttcttttgtgatTGCAAACCGCGCTATTGATTTCGTTGAATGGAAGCAGAAACAAATTTGACATGGCTCTCAACAGCTTATTTTTCTTCCATCCTATTGTGGTTGTTTCTCTGTAAACTTCTCAGGGATTTATGATGCACATAATTTCTACTTTTGCTTTAACCCATTGATATTAATCTCTTATAATTTGATACCATCTGATTTGTTTGTCGTGTGCATCTGCATCATGGACAGAATGTTTAGACTAATAAATGGTTTGATTAgttctaaatttatattttgatggcAGAGTTgcatttaaaaatgaaagagcTTATAGGTGCAAATCcaactagtcaattttcttccttttactCATTGAGATGTTGGTTTAGGCTGTTTAGAGAGTTCATaattttccatgtcattttgaTGTGAATTCAAGAGCTGATTGTTTGAGACGAATTATAGATAGCAGCATTCCATTGGTAAGGTTCAAGCCAGCAACTCAAACTCCCATCATTTAGCTTTATTGCAGGGTATGATCATGAAAATATACTCTCCTTCCAATTCTTCTTCTTAGGTTGCCTCTTGCATCAACTATTGGTCTCGGCGGCCACCATGGGAACTTTAGTAGAGAGATGCTCTCTCTTGGAGCTAAACATGATCTCACTTATCCTTCAAACCGACTTGCATCCTGGGCTGGCGATGGCGGTTGCTGCAGGTGGCTTGGAATTGTCAGCATCAATGACAAACAGTACACGTGTTTCATTTCCACATATACGCGGCACAAATAACAGCTCAACTTTCAGAGCCTCGAAAAATGAAGCCCCAGTGCACATGATTTGTAGCCAGCTACCATATTAACCTCACACAGGTCCTAGAAACCACAGAAAAGCAAGCCAACATTCTTACAGAATTAAGAGCAGGAACCGAAGCAAGCCTTCAGTTCCTTTCCACATATTTATCCAGTCAATGACGCTAGTGCTAGAAGGAAACATATTTACTCACAGAACttattctttatattaatttttttttattaacgtgagtTTTTGGACTAAGTTGGATACACTTCAACtaatttcatgtattttaaagttaacaattatataaattttcaatcattttaataagACTTGAACCTGTAGTAATCATTAAAGAGCAAATATAAAATCCCATGACCCATGTACATTGAAATATCAAAGAGTTTACAGGTGCAAATTCAAGCCTGAGTTTTAAGATTTGGGAAGGGGAGATTTGAGAAATACAACGCATAGATAAATTAACAAAGGAAAAGCTACAAagataataaatgatttttaaggATACATAAACCTTAACTTAGAaggtatcattaaaaaaattcataatactAAAGattaaagtgtaatttttttcaaagattgcGGCGTTATAAAACCTTGTGTCTGAAGGTAGTTCCACCCatgattaattcaattaatctaGGTGCACGAGTTTACTTGTGAATAACATCTTATggaaaacataatttatatgaaattaaattgactttgaaaatatttattaaactagATGTTAGCCAAGTTATCTGAAAAAA
This genomic interval from Populus alba chromosome 1, ASM523922v2, whole genome shotgun sequence contains the following:
- the LOC118034063 gene encoding pentatricopeptide repeat-containing protein At1g76280 isoform X1; translated protein: MLVWQRMHRPLGRVPFCSIAEKFKSHKQGQRNVTDEFWFSQDFSAVIGNNVSKHCPESTTDSILKQIVSALHMGERSRASALLLELGQEKKSLKPHNFVPILQYCARSPDPLLVLETWQIMEEKKVGLDSKCYLLMIRALCKGGYLEEASNMIDFIGESHGIYPTLPVCNTFLGACSDMSRADYADQCLQLMERRMMGKDEVTYIMLLKLAVSQQNLSAVYEIWKDNIKHFSPSILTLQKFIWSFTRLRDLKSAYEKLQHMVVLAIRGNTFVQTSSIGQLYPSRVNIPIHSNCELGLQKFDLKDNEQSVPLTANASACNIQECDNEQSVPSTENAFACNVQECDNEQSVPSTANAPACNIQESVTLDMGNKEVKSAAQVGLDKRKIMPFFRILRWSFNDVIHACAQAKKPGLAKQLMLQMENIGLLPSSHTYNGFARAVSKRHFRKGMEVLKTMQQKNLKPCDPTLATISVACSKALELDLAEVLLDQITNCPYPYPYNSFLEACDAMDQPERAVRMLAKMKKLKIQPDIRTYQQLFSLVGNTNAPYEDGDMLSRVDSAKRIKAIEKDMAKNGVQHSRESMKNLLKALGKEGMMRELMQYLCVAEDLFYHSNTHLGIPIYNTVLHSLVEAEECRMAIALFKHMKASGFEPNAATYCIMIDCCRAIRCYKSACALVSMMLRSGFYLQTVGYTVLIKILLQDENFDEALNLLDQGHSEEIKLDVLIYNPVLHAAKDKGRIDIIELIVEQMHREKIQPDTTTCHNVFSAYVYCGFHNMAMEALQVLSMRMISQEDCVLEEKKAELEDLILSEDKEAESRILEHFKDFEENFAVALLNLRNCAILGFPISWSPNKSAWARRLSANYDSRNKVN
- the LOC118034063 gene encoding pentatricopeptide repeat-containing protein At1g76280 isoform X2 — encoded protein: MLVWQRMHRPLGRVPFCSIAEKFKSHKQGQRNVTDEFWFSQDFSAVIGNNVSKHCPESTTDSILKQIVSALHMGERSRASALLLELGQEKKSLKPHNFVPILQYCARSPDPLLVLETWQIMEEKKVGLDSKCYLLMIRALCKGGYLEEASNMIDFIGESHGIYPTLPVCNTFLGACSDMSRADYADQCLQLMERRMMGKDEVTYIMLLKLAVSQQNLSAVYEIWKDNIKHFSPSILTLQKFIWSFTRLRDLKSAYEKLQHMVVLAIRGNTFVQTSSIGQLYPSRVNIPIHSNCELGLQKFDLKDNEQSVPLTANASACNIQECDNEQSVPSTENAFACNVQECDNEQSVPSTANAPACNIQESVTLDMGNKEVKSAAQVGLDKRKIMPFFRILRWSFNDVIHACAQAKKPGLAKQLMLQMENIGLLPSSHTYNGFARAVSKRHFRKGMEVLKTMQQKNLKPCDPTLATISVACSKALELDLAEVLLDQITNCPYPYPYNSFLEACDAMDQPERAVRMLAKMKKLKIQPDIRTYQQLFSLVGNTNAPYEDGDMLSRVDSAKRIKAIEKDMAKNGVQHSRESMKNLLKALGKEGMMRELMQYLCVAEDLFYHSNTHLGIPIYNTVLHSLVEAEEILLQDENFDEALNLLDQGHSEEIKLDVLIYNPVLHAAKDKGRIDIIELIVEQMHREKIQPDTTTCHNVFSAYVYCGFHNMAMEALQVLSMRMISQEDCVLEEKKAELEDLILSEDKEAESRILEHFKDFEENFAVALLNLRNCAILGFPISWSPNKSAWARRLSANYDSRNKVN
- the LOC118034065 gene encoding large ribosomal subunit protein uL30z, producing the protein MAEAEPQALTYIPEVILKKRKHKEESIALTRKTQLELGQNGGKKRRMDDIKRPEQFVREFRDKELDLIRMKQRTKRAKSALSIPNSKLLFVIRIHGKNDMHPKTRNILYKLRLTRIFHGVFLKATPGVLELLQKVEPYVTYGYPNVKNVSDLIYKKGYGKIDNKRVPLIDNNIIEQALGKHGIVCIEDIVHEVVNAGPHFKEISSFLGSFSLNKPKEGLMGKKALYIDGGDTGNRENQINDLINKMN